The nucleotide window CCTGCGAAGGCCGCTTCGTCGCTATCGTGCCGAAAAAAGACGAAGCACGGGCGCTGAAAATACTTAACGCGCAGAATGAAAGTGCCTCGGTGGTTGGGCGCGTGACGGTTGGTGAGCCTGGTATGGTGACGATTCAAACACCGATCGGTGGGCGCAGGATACTCGACATGCCCGCAGGCGAGCTCCTGCCGCGGATTTGTTGAGAAATGTTTCAGTAATGAATGCATATGCTTAGGTGACAGGTTTAAAGCGATGGAAGAAAAAACGGGAAACATGCGGGCCAAACCATCTGCCGGAGCCGGCCAGGGACTGGATCACCGTCAGGCCGTTTTGACGCTCCCCGCTTGCCCGGCATTTTCCTGTTGCGCCTTCATCCGCGCCACAGCCTGTTCCGCCGCGTCATAAAACGGAAACAGGACCAGTGTTGCCCCTTTCTCCTTTAGGATTTCCTGATCATGAAGGTGCTGTGTCGATATTGCAATACCTGCGCTGTATCGTCGTTGCTTCAGCCCTTCCAGGAGCATGAGACGCGGATCTTCATGAGTGATGCCAATCTCGCGCTGGGGCATGGCGGAGACAATCCACTTGACGCCACTTAATGGCAGGCTGGCGATAAACGCCGGATCACTTGCATCCCCATAAATGGCCTCATGCCCCTGTGCCCGCCAGTGGCGAACCTCATCCGGATTGAAATCCACAGCCAGCACACTAAATTCCTGTCGCTGCAAATAGTGGGCTATAGCTTTGCCGTAACGACCCAGACCAAAGAGGACGACATCGTATCTCCCTTTCGCCTTATGTTGTTGTTCGAGTTTTTCCTCACGGTAGGGCATTTTACGCTCGAATACGTCGAGCCATGGCTCCAATTTGCTGTAAAGGCTGTGGGAATAAGTGATCATATAGACCGAGAGGGAGATCGTAATCAAGCCTACCAGAGTTACCAATCCCAGCGACTCCGGAGAGACATGCCCCAGCGTCAGCCCCATCGCCATAAAGATGAGAGAAAATTCGCTGATCTGGGCGACGGTCAGGCCAGCCAGAAAACCAGTGCGTTTTCTATATCCCATCAAGCTCATAATGATCATCACGATTAGCGGGTTGCCGATGAGCACAGAGACAGAGAAGGCCAAGGCGGGGGCGATTTGTGCGCCAAGCAAGCCAAGATCGAGCTGCGAACCCAGCGCAATGAAGAAAAACAACAGCAGAAAATCCCGCAGAGAGGAAAGGCGCGCCACGATGGCTTCGCGAAAAGGTGTGGAGGCCAGAGATATGCCGGCGAGCAAGCCCCCCAACTCTTTACTGAAGCCGAGTTCGCTGCCAATGGCGGCCAGAAGCGCCGCCCAGCCAATGGCAAAAATTATCAATAGTTCTTGCGAGTGGGCAATACGGTTTACAATCGGTATCGCCAGGTAGCGAATAAAAAGAAGAATGAAGCCCAGCATCATAAGGCCATAGAGCAGAACGGTGCCGATATGTACGAACACCGAACCGTCAGTCCCCTCCTGGGCCCCCACACCGAAGGCGGACAGGCCCATCATCGCCAACACGACGACAAGGTCTTGAACAATCAGAAAGCCGATTGCGATCCGTCCGTGGAGGGAATCGACTTCGCGTTTATCTGAAAGCAATTTGACGATGATGATGGTGCTGGAGAAGGTCAGCGCCACGGCGACATAGAGCGAGGTGACCGTATCCAGCCCCAGCGCAAGCCCGACGAGAAAGCCGATCACCGAGGTGAACGTCACTTGCCCCAGCCCTGTTGCCAGCGCTACGGGGCCGAGGGTACGGATCAGCTTCAGATCCAGCTTGAGGCCGACCAGAAACAGCAGCACGGCAATGCCCAGCTCTGCCAGCAGCTCGATATGTTCATGCGATTGCACAATCCCGAGGGCGGAGGGGCCGGCCAGTACCCCAACCGCAATGAAGCTGACGATCATCGGCTGGCGCAATAACAACCCCACGGAGCCGATGACTGCGGCCAGGGCAATGAGCGCCGTCAGCTCATAAAACGGCGAGGCGTGCAGGAAGCTAAGATCGGGCATTATCATTCGTCACTTTTTGTGATGCCCGAAGGCGAATCTGTTTTTCGGTTTCGATGATCGCGAACAGGGCCACGCCGACGCCGACAATCAGCATGCCATCCAGGAACGGGATGGGCTCTGTGGCAAAGACCGTCTGCAAGAGCGGAAGATATGTAATGGCGAATTGCGCGGCAGTAATGACGATGACCACAGTCCAGACCATTTTTGTTCCGCGCACAGCTCTCCATGTCAGCGAAGTGCCATAGATATTCCGGATAAAGAACAGGTGAAATATTTCCATCACGACCAGTGTGTTGAGAGCAATGGTACGGGCGAGATCTACCGAATACCCCCGGTCAACAGCATAGTGATACATGCCGAACACGCCGCAAAGAAACAGCAACGATACCAGAACGATATGCCAGACCAGACCGCCGGTTAGCAGTGGTTCATCACGTGGACGCGGCGGGCGGCGCATGGTGCTTTCTTCGGTTGGTTCAAACGCAAGCGCGATGCCCAGTGTAACAGCGGTAATCAGATTGACCCATAGAATCTGGACCGGTGTTATCGGCAGCGTCATCCCGGCCAGCAACGCCACGATGATGGTCATCGCCTCGCCAGCGTTGGTGGGAAGCGTCCAGCTTATGACCTTCTTGATGTTGTCGTAAACGGTGCGACCTTCACGCACGGCGGCGGCAATGGAAACGAAATTGTCATCCGCCAGCACCAGTTCCGCCGCTTCCTTGGCAGCTTCACTGCCTTTCATACCCATGGCGATGCCAGCATCGGCGCGTTTCAGGGCGGGGGCGTCATTCACTCCATCCCCCGTCATTGCTACGGTCATGTCATGTGACTGAAGCGCCATAACCAACCGCAGCTTATGTTCGGGGCTGGTACGGGCAAAGATGTCACACTCCAACACAGCCTGACGCAGTTCAGCGTCATCCAGAGCGTCAAGGTCGCTCCCGGTCAGAACCTTATCCGGGTTTCGCAGCCCGATTTGCCTGCCGATAGCAGCAGCGGTCTTTGCATGGTCGCCGGTAATCATTTTCACACGAATGCCTGCGCCATGGCACTCCTCAACTGCCGCAATTGCTTCTGTACGCGGCGGATCAATCATCCCCGTCATACCCAGAAGGGTAAGTGTGTCTTCAACATCACCATGTTCGAGAACGGTATGTTCCGATTTCACTGGCTTCACGGCAAAGGCGAGCACACGTTGACCGAGCGCGGCGATGGACTCGACTTTTCCCTGCCAGTAGTCAATATCCAGCGTTTCCGTGTTTCCATTCATACCGCGCTGATCCTGGCACATGGTGAGTATCTGCTCCGGCGCGCCTTTGACAAACACGTACGCATGGCGTTCATGGTCATGATTCAGCGTCGCCATAAAGCGGTGCCTGGCATCAAACGGGATGGCGTCGGTGCGTGTCCACCCGGCCTGTATTTTGCGGACATCCACATCCATTTTCTCGGCAAAGGCAAGGAGCGCCCCTTCCATCGGGTCACCCTCCACTGTCCATACACCGTCTTGCTCACGTAAAAACGCATCATTGCATAGTGTAGCGGCACGGGCGAGTTCTTCCAGCACTGCATGCTCGGTCGGTGCCACATGCGCATCTTCCAGCTTGAGAAGTCCTTTGGGCGCGTATCCATCGCCTTCCAGGGCGAAAAGATGCCGATGGGTGAGTACGGAGGCCACCATCATCTCGTTGCGTGTGAGCGTGCCGGTTTTGTCGGTGCAGATAACGGAAACAGATCCCAGCGTCTCAATTGCAGGCAAGCGCCGCACAATGGCGTTACGTCGCGCCATGGCCTGAACGCCGATCGCCAGCGTAATAGTCAGTACGGCCGGTAAACCTTCGGGGATCGCGGCGACTGATAGCCCAACTACCGCCATGAACATCTCTGTGAATTCATGGTGTCCGACAAAATAGCCATAAATCAACAACATCGCTGCGATCAGCAGAATAAGGATGGTCAGCCATTTAGCAAAGACACCCATCTGAGCTACAAGCGGTGTGGTCAGTGTTTCAACTGCTGAAAGCATTCCGCTGATACGTCCGATCTCGGTCCGGCGGCCAGTGCCGATGACGATCCCTTTACCCTGGCCGGTCGTCACCAAAGTACCGGAAAATACCATGCAGGACCGATCACCCAGAGAGACGTCTTCCGCAACCGGTTTTGAATGTTTCTCGGCAGCTACTGACTCGCCTGTCAGGATGGCCTCTTGCACCGACATGCCATGCGCGGTTAGCAAACGCAGGTCGGCGGGCACCTTGTCTCCTGCCTCAAGTAAAACAATGTCTCCGGGAACGAGCGCATCACCCTCTATGCTCTGTCTTCTTCCATTACGAAGTACATTGGCGCGGGGCGCCAGCATATGGCGGATTGCGTCCATGGCTTTTTCCGCCTTGCCTTCCTGAATGAAGCCGATAACCGCATTGGCGACAACCACAGTCAGAATTACACCGGTGTCTACCCAGTGGCCGAGTATCGCTGTAATGATAGCGGAGCCAAGCAGTACGTAGATCAGGATATGGTGAAAATGCTGCAGAAAACGTATGAGAATGCTACGTCGCGCGGCAACCGGCAGGCGGTTGGGGCCATATTCCGCTAGCCGCTTTGTTGCTTCGTCCTCAGACAGCCCGTCTGGTGATGCATTAAGACGTTCCAGCGTGTTTTCTACTGAAAATGTATGCCATGCTGTTTGTGTGTGGTCGGCGTCAGGATTTTCCATTTTTACCCTCAACTGTCAATATGCCTTCACTGGCGAGACAAAACCTTGCGGTTTAAGCGCCATTAGCGAGCAGGAAAGATTCTGTACGATATTTTCAGCCGTATTCCCAATGATGAAGCCGGGGATGCCGGTACGCGCGACCGTACCCATCACCAATATGTCTATCTTATGGTCTTTTACGAAAGAAGGTATGCATTGCTCTGCCATGCCGCGCAGGTGATGTACCTGACGATTGCCAGAAATACCGGATGCCTCGATCAATCTTTCAAGTGCAGCACGATGTTGATGTTGCGTCTCAAGAACCGCTTCGGCAATGTCCTCATCTGATATTTTCACCCAGACGCTGTGACGAAGAAAGGACTCAAATTCATAGTCCCAACAAGAAATGATATGCAATTTGCCGTTGCAGCTATCGGCCAGGGAACGAGATAGCTCCAGCATGCGCTTCGACAGATTTTCTGCCGCCGGCTCAGAGCTTTCCGGATCAATGGCTACTGCAACCTTAATATCCTCTCTTGAATGTGAGATGGGGCGGCATAACCACACAGCACAGGGAGATTTACGCAGCAGGTCCATGTCGAGAGCTTTAAAGCCACTCCCGCCGAGTTTAGGAGGTTCCGCCTCTTTAATCAGCAGGTCGTGACCGTGCTGAAAAATATACTGGATTATCTTTGTCGAAGGGTTTTTATCGCTGATGAGCTCAATAGAAATGTTGACAGCATCTTCAAGTTTAATCGCGTCTTTTGTATAGCGTATTGACGCTTCGGTCTGGGTGACAAGAGACTCTTCGTATTTCTTCCGGTAATCAGGAAACTCCTCCGGAAACTCCGGGCATACAACCAGTATGCTGAGAGGTGTCCCGTTGTTGCGAGCGAGACTCAGTGCCTGCTTCAGGCTCTCGGTTTCGTCGGAAGTTCCGTGACTGATATAAAGCGGATTATGGTAGTGGCGCATGTGAAGCCCCTTAGTTCCGATTGCCTTAATGCATCATAGAATCAGAATTGGTTAAGGTAAACGAAAACTCGGTTGAGTGACACTCGGCAAACATCATAGATGACGGAGGTATGAGGAGCTAGGGCAGTTTGGAATACTAAGCCGTAAGACGCAATAAATCAGAATATAAGTTAAAATAAAGCCCCGGCCCTGACATTATAAAAATACCATAATAACAATGTAGTAGATGAGTTATTATTTTTTGGAATGGGTTATCTGTTTTCAGCGGGAATGCACTTGGTGACTCATGCTCCCCGTGCCGTTGCAGATACGTCTGTGGATGATGTTATCCAGAATCTGCTCTGACTTCTTATGCCACTGGATTTTTTTTGCCTTGGTTATTTCAACGCAATGGTGGGACGCCGGGGTAGAAGGTTTTGGTGTGGGTGGTGGTTTGTATCGCCCCGGGAACTCAGCCCGGACGGATCCACAGTGGATCGGGAAGGATTTTTGTGGAATGCCCAGTGGGGCGGGAGCAGGGTTGTGCGCTATAGCCCCGAGGGGGATATTGACCTGATTCTTGAGTTATCAGTCAGTCAGCCTACCTGTGTTGCTTTTGGCGGCAGTGACTTGTCTTTGCTGTTTGTGACCACAGCGCGGGCAGATCTGTCGGAAGGGCAATTGACCGCCGAACCGGATGCAGGACATTTACTGGTTTATAAGACTAATGTGGCTGGTCTTGAGGAAGTATGGGCAGAACTCCCGTCTTGACAAGACACCCGGTTATGACCTTAAAGTCTGGCCTGAGATTTCAATCATGGAAAAAATATGATGAGCCCTTCTGATGACATTCTTTCATCATCATTGATATGCGAGTTACAGTCGGATCTGGCGGAATGCCTTGGGCTGTCCCGGGAAACCCCACTGGTAAACCCTTATCAGCAGCTGTCCTATCGCCTGCTGAACAAAATCAAGTCAGGGACGTTATCCGTTGACCAGATCAACGAGACCGTGAGTACCTTGGGGGCCCAGGGTTTTGTCAGCCGGGGCCGGCGGGCACGATCTTATCTGAAGGAAACCGATGCAGATAAAAACCGCAAGGGCCTTGTCGATTGTTTCAAAAGGATCGGAGAGGGGAAAAGCTTCGCTGAATTCCAGAACCTTGTCAGCAGGGAAATCGCAGGAATTGTCATTACCGGCCATCCCACTTTCGGCTTCAGTCATGACCAATATGACCTGCTTTCCGGCCTGATAGATGGCTCCCGGCCGGAACAGGAGATTCTCCGGAAATTCACGTCCTGTACAGCCCGCCCTGATGACGGCCTGTCGCTGCAGTATGAGTTTGGGCAGTCCGAACGGGCGCTCATGAACCTTCAGCACGCCATTGGCTGTCTGTATGGGGCGGTTGTGGATGTTGCGCGGAATCTTTATCCAGATGACTGGCGCACACTGGACCTGAAACTGGTGACGGCGGCCAGTTGGGTCGGTTTCGACGTGGATGGCCGGGATGATATTACCTGGATGGACAGTGTGGAGTTTCGTTTCCGGATGGCGCTTGAGCAATGTCAGCACTATCTCGGCCAATGGCAGGCGCTGGCAATCGAGGATGGTTCCACGATTGCCGATCTGCTGGGCAATCTGAAAGATATGTTTGACGAGGATATCGCTCACCTGCCCGGGACTGCGGGAAAAATAGAACCGGTTCGCGCCTTTGGCCGCCACATGGTCGAGAGCCGCGCCGCTCGCGGGGACCTGATGTCCCGCGTGCTTGAAGAGCTTGATCATCTGATAGCAGATATTGGAGATGAGGACAGGGTTGCCCGCCTGCTGGTTTTTCGCGGGCTTTTTGCCAACTTCCGGACCGGCTTTTCCCATATCCATTTCCGTCTGAATGCGGTTCAGCTCCATAATGCGATCCGGCCAATTGTCGCCCTGGAGAAGGATCCCGATGATGCGACCAGCCGCCGTCGTTATATGACTGCGGCCAGCAAGTTTCTCGATCGCATCAAAACGCAGACTACCGGGTTTGAAACCATTTTGCATGAACAGACGACGGCCCGGCGGCTGTTTATGATTATTGCCCAGATCCTGAAATATATCGATCCGGAAACCCCGATCCGTTTCCTGATTGCCGAATGTGATACACCGTTCACCGTCCTGTCTGCGCTCTGTTATGCCCGTTTGTTCGGGGTCGATGACAAGGTCGATATTTCGCCCCTGTTCGAGACAGATCAGGCCCTGGCGCGCGGGGCCGAGGTGATTGAGGAGCTGCTGGAAAATCCGCATTATTTTGCCTATGTCAAAAAACGCGGGCGCCTGTGTGTCCAGGCCGGCTATTCCGATGCCGGCAGATATCTGGGGCAGGTCGCGGCCGGTCTTGCCATTGAACGCCTGCGTATCAAGCTGATCAAACTCTGGACCAAATTCGATCTGGAGGATGTAGAGCTGGTTATTTTCGATACCGGCGGCGAAAGTCTCGGCCGGGGAGCTCATCCTGAAGGTTTTGGCGGGCGCCTTGATTATTTTCATTCCCCGGAAGCCAGGCGTCAGGTTGAAAAACACAAAATTGACTATAAGCAGGAATTCAGCCTGCAGGGTGGAGACGGGTATCTCTGGCTGCATACGCCGGACCTGGCGCTGGCGACCCTGTCGCGGGTGATGGAAAACCTGTTGTCGTCGGTGGATTATACCCCTGATCCCTTTTATGAGAATACGGACTGGTCGCTGGACTTTTTCCTGACTGTCAAAGGCTATAACAACCAGATTTCCGCAAACACCGATTTCATGCGGCTGATTTCCATATTAGGGACCGATATTTCTTATCCATCCGGTTCCCGCATGACGGTCCGGCAGGATGAGGGAGTCATCAGCCGGCCGCTGGAAAAACTTTCCCAGATCAGGGCCATTCCCAACAATATGCTGCTGCATCAGCTTGGTTATCTGGCCAACAGTCTCGGCGGTGTGGGAACGGCATTGCTTCAGGATGATTACGGTTTCTGGAAGATGTATCAAAACTCACCGCGCCTGCGCCATATCATGACCTTGGTGACGGCGTCTCTGGATGTGACGGATGAGGACTTCCTCGGCGCCTATACCTCCCTGTTCCGGCCGCGCTACTGGATGCATTCCGCCCGCTACGAGGAGGAAAGCCATGATCATGACCGTATGCTCCGATTGGCCAAGATGCTGGAAAAACATGGAGTTTACGAAGGACTGAACCGTATTGAACTAACCTTGCGTGAAGATCTGATGTATCTGCGGGACGGCATCAAGGGGCGGGATGTTCCGTCCGCTCCCTACAGCCTGAGTGAAGAGGAGCGTACATCCTGTACGTTACTGCATGTGGTGCGGATGGCCCTTGTTCAGAAGATATTCCTGCTGATCACTAGAATTCCCCGCTTCAGGGATCACAAGGGATTAAGTGTGGACGACCTGGTCCTGCGCATCCTGCGGTTCCAGGTGTTGCCGACACTTGATCTGCTCAGGGAAATTTTCCCCCTGGAAGGAGCCTATGAGATTGATCCCGAAAACCCGGAAAAGATTACCTTTGCCGGGGATGACGCCCACGGGTACGAGTATGAGAACCGGGAAATCTTTGACGAAATCGAACAGGCCTACGATCAGCTTCGGAAAATTTCCCAGGCTTTGTCGGCTTACATCGGGGCGTTCGGATAAGAAAACATATCCGGGGAAATTTTATTTACCGTTTCTCCAAGTCTACTGCCAAATGTCTTATGCCGGGATTTGACGGAGTGACACAATAAAATACATTGAAAAATGCGCAAAAGGTGCGCACTTTTCATCTTAACATACTGAGTTATTTGTGATTTTTGGTGGAGACTGTGGCGGCGCCATCATCAATCATTGCGACCATCATAGCGTTTCCAGTTATGGGTAAACGCTGTGAGATCTTATTAGGATGAAAAAAAGCGCGGAGTTCGCTGACCCCGCGCTTTTTGACTGGTTGGGATAATGCTATTCTCAGAAGTGATAACCTACAGTCACGCCCCATTCACGGGGCCTGCCCCAGGTGCCGTCCACCAGGCCGATGCTGCCGATATCGGCCCAGCCGCTCATGATATAATATTCGTCAGTCAGGTTGCGTCCAAAAACAGAGACCGACAGGCCAGTTTCCACAAAATCAAGGGTTATCCCTCCGTTGAGCAAGCCGTAGCCGTCCTGGATCAGTCCGGGGGTATTGGTGGCGTCATTGGCAAATTCAGTGCGGTAGGAATAGTCGCCGCGGAAAACGAGTTCAGCGGAATCGCTCAGGGGAAGCATATATTCTGCCGCAATATTGAAGGACCATTCCGGAGTGTCGACGAACATATCATCAAGGGTCACCAGGGTGCCGGGCTCCAAGCTGTCATATCCGGCATCCAGATAACCGATGCCGCCCATGAGGGTCAGGGCCTCTGTCGGACGAGCCGTAAACTCCACCTCAAATCCCTTGATGGTCGCTTCAGCGGCATTCTGGGTAAAGGGCTCGCCGTTCTGGACCGCGCTCACCTGGATGTTGGTATAATCGGAATAGAAGGCGGAAATATTCAGGCGCAATCTGCGATCGAACAGTTCCGACTTGATACCGAATTCATAGGAGGTGACCTCTTCCTCATCAAATGAGATGGGGGCCGGACGGGGTGAAAGATAACGGGCATTAAAACCGCCGCTTTTGAAGCCCTCGGAATAGGACAGGTAAGTCATGACATCGTCATTCCAGCGATATTCCAGGTTCAGGTGCGCCGACAGATTGTCGAATTCTTTCTCGTCATCTGTATCAGTGAGCTGGTAGAAAGCGTCCGGGATCGGCGCACCTTCCGGCAACAGCTGGGCAAGTTCAAAGAACATGGACTGTACATTGACGTATTTTTTCTCGTGTGTGTAACGCAACCCGGCCGTCAGGGTGAACTGCTCCGTAAAGTGGTAGCTGGTGTGCAGGAAGGCTGCATAGCTTTTGTTGTCGATGCTGTCGGGGCCGCCACCGGAGGCGCCGCCGTTCACGATGCCCAGCAGACGCTCCTTGTCCGCACCGTCGGGCAGGCTGAGCGCCATGGCTTCAAGGCCGGGATTCTGGAACAGACCGGGTACAATCGGCACAACGGCGTAGTTATAGGACTGTTCTTCGAAATAAAGAGCGCCAAACAGCCAGTCCAGCTTGTCATCAAAGGCGGTGCCGGTGATGTTGAATTCCTGACTGAATTGTTCGTGTTCGATTTCGTTGGCGGTTCCCTGGATGATCAGCGGGGAATGGTCCGCGTCCCGGCCGAAACTCATATCCATATCCCGGTAAGCGGTGATGGATTTGACATCAATGCCGGCGATATTCCAGTCCAGGGTCATGGATATACCGTAAATATCATATTCGGATCCAATCCTGTCGGATGTGCCGTAATCCATCACACCGCCCACATCAAGGCTGTCGACCACAAACCTGTCATCAAAAATCCCGCTTGGATCCGTGGCGACAAATATGTTGTTTAAAATGATCAGTTGGGCGTCGGGGTTGATCGCAATCAGGGATTCGACCGGGGAATCTTCATCCGCTGTGCTCCAGTCGCCGGAAAGGGTGATGTCCAGACTATCGGTTACATCCCAGTACAGGGTGGCGCGGGCGCTGGTGCTGTCCTTGCCGCCGAGGCTTACGCCGTCCGCACGATAGGCAAAGCCGTCCCGGCTCTGGCTGTTGCCGGACAGGCGAAGGGCCACTTTGTCTTCATTTAGCGGGATGTTGATCATGCCGTTGATATCGATTCTGTCGAACCGGCCATAGGTGGCGCTGACCTTGCCTTCAAAGTCTGCCCCGGGTTTTTTGGTGGTTACACTGACGGCGCCGCCGATCGTGTTCTTGCCGAAAAGGGTACCCTGTGGTCCGCGAAGAACCTCAATCCGCTCTACGTCAAGAAGGTCAAGAACGCCGCCTACCGAACGGGCCAGATAAACGCCGTCAATATAGACACCGACACCGGGGTCCACATTATGATTGAAGTCGGTCTGACCCACGCCGCGGATGAAAATAACAGCGGCGTTACTGCTGCCGGATAACGGGGCCGTGAAATCAAACTGCATGTTGGGGGTGTAGTCGGAAATTTCAGAGACATCAGTAATGCCGCGGGCTTCCATGTTGTTGCCGGTGAAGGCGGCCACGGAGACAGGTGTGTCCTGCAGGTTTTCCGAAACTTTCCGGGCGGTAACCGTGATTTCCTCAAGTATGATTTCCTCAGCGCTTGTTTCTGACGCAAACGGTCCTGTCACAAAATTTGGCAGGACAGCAGCCGTCACAAGAAGACTGGTTTTTGTCAGATTTCTGACTGGGGATTTTTTTAACAACTTCATATTTATCTCCCTGGGGCCTCCCGGGCCACTATGTTACAAAATTAACCTACTTTTTTGATTCTTGGATTTTCTGTCGCTCTGTTACGGGTCGACAAAGAACCGGAATGCCCGGTATTGAGCCAGTTTTGGCGGCTGGAGAGTAGCCCGTCATAGAATGCAATATCCCTTGAGTGAATAAAAAACCCCAACATTCAGCATTTCTTTCTCGACTTGTGGGAATGAAACTTCAGGGATTCAGACGGTAACTCACCGAAATGTTTTTTGTAGTCTGCCGAGAAGCGGCTTAGATGATTGAAATTATATTCCAGGGCCAGTTCAGTGATGGTACT belongs to Emcibacter sp. and includes:
- a CDS encoding universal stress protein, with the translated sequence MRHYHNPLYISHGTSDETESLKQALSLARNNGTPLSILVVCPEFPEEFPDYRKKYEESLVTQTEASIRYTKDAIKLEDAVNISIELISDKNPSTKIIQYIFQHGHDLLIKEAEPPKLGGSGFKALDMDLLRKSPCAVWLCRPISHSREDIKVAVAIDPESSEPAAENLSKRMLELSRSLADSCNGKLHIISCWDYEFESFLRHSVWVKISDEDIAEAVLETQHQHRAALERLIEASGISGNRQVHHLRGMAEQCIPSFVKDHKIDILVMGTVARTGIPGFIIGNTAENIVQNLSCSLMALKPQGFVSPVKAY
- a CDS encoding cation-transporting P-type ATPase, producing MENPDADHTQTAWHTFSVENTLERLNASPDGLSEDEATKRLAEYGPNRLPVAARRSILIRFLQHFHHILIYVLLGSAIITAILGHWVDTGVILTVVVANAVIGFIQEGKAEKAMDAIRHMLAPRANVLRNGRRQSIEGDALVPGDIVLLEAGDKVPADLRLLTAHGMSVQEAILTGESVAAEKHSKPVAEDVSLGDRSCMVFSGTLVTTGQGKGIVIGTGRRTEIGRISGMLSAVETLTTPLVAQMGVFAKWLTILILLIAAMLLIYGYFVGHHEFTEMFMAVVGLSVAAIPEGLPAVLTITLAIGVQAMARRNAIVRRLPAIETLGSVSVICTDKTGTLTRNEMMVASVLTHRHLFALEGDGYAPKGLLKLEDAHVAPTEHAVLEELARAATLCNDAFLREQDGVWTVEGDPMEGALLAFAEKMDVDVRKIQAGWTRTDAIPFDARHRFMATLNHDHERHAYVFVKGAPEQILTMCQDQRGMNGNTETLDIDYWQGKVESIAALGQRVLAFAVKPVKSEHTVLEHGDVEDTLTLLGMTGMIDPPRTEAIAAVEECHGAGIRVKMITGDHAKTAAAIGRQIGLRNPDKVLTGSDLDALDDAELRQAVLECDIFARTSPEHKLRLVMALQSHDMTVAMTGDGVNDAPALKRADAGIAMGMKGSEAAKEAAELVLADDNFVSIAAAVREGRTVYDNIKKVISWTLPTNAGEAMTIIVALLAGMTLPITPVQILWVNLITAVTLGIALAFEPTEESTMRRPPRPRDEPLLTGGLVWHIVLVSLLFLCGVFGMYHYAVDRGYSVDLARTIALNTLVVMEIFHLFFIRNIYGTSLTWRAVRGTKMVWTVVIVITAAQFAITYLPLLQTVFATEPIPFLDGMLIVGVGVALFAIIETEKQIRLRASQKVTNDNARS
- a CDS encoding cation:proton antiporter, translating into MPDLSFLHASPFYELTALIALAAVIGSVGLLLRQPMIVSFIAVGVLAGPSALGIVQSHEHIELLAELGIAVLLFLVGLKLDLKLIRTLGPVALATGLGQVTFTSVIGFLVGLALGLDTVTSLYVAVALTFSSTIIIVKLLSDKREVDSLHGRIAIGFLIVQDLVVVLAMMGLSAFGVGAQEGTDGSVFVHIGTVLLYGLMMLGFILLFIRYLAIPIVNRIAHSQELLIIFAIGWAALLAAIGSELGFSKELGGLLAGISLASTPFREAIVARLSSLRDFLLLFFFIALGSQLDLGLLGAQIAPALAFSVSVLIGNPLIVMIIMSLMGYRKRTGFLAGLTVAQISEFSLIFMAMGLTLGHVSPESLGLVTLVGLITISLSVYMITYSHSLYSKLEPWLDVFERKMPYREEKLEQQHKAKGRYDVVLFGLGRYGKAIAHYLQRQEFSVLAVDFNPDEVRHWRAQGHEAIYGDASDPAFIASLPLSGVKWIVSAMPQREIGITHEDPRLMLLEGLKQRRYSAGIAISTQHLHDQEILKEKGATLVLFPFYDAAEQAVARMKAQQENAGQAGSVKTA
- a CDS encoding phosphoenolpyruvate carboxylase; amino-acid sequence: MMSPSDDILSSSLICELQSDLAECLGLSRETPLVNPYQQLSYRLLNKIKSGTLSVDQINETVSTLGAQGFVSRGRRARSYLKETDADKNRKGLVDCFKRIGEGKSFAEFQNLVSREIAGIVITGHPTFGFSHDQYDLLSGLIDGSRPEQEILRKFTSCTARPDDGLSLQYEFGQSERALMNLQHAIGCLYGAVVDVARNLYPDDWRTLDLKLVTAASWVGFDVDGRDDITWMDSVEFRFRMALEQCQHYLGQWQALAIEDGSTIADLLGNLKDMFDEDIAHLPGTAGKIEPVRAFGRHMVESRAARGDLMSRVLEELDHLIADIGDEDRVARLLVFRGLFANFRTGFSHIHFRLNAVQLHNAIRPIVALEKDPDDATSRRRYMTAASKFLDRIKTQTTGFETILHEQTTARRLFMIIAQILKYIDPETPIRFLIAECDTPFTVLSALCYARLFGVDDKVDISPLFETDQALARGAEVIEELLENPHYFAYVKKRGRLCVQAGYSDAGRYLGQVAAGLAIERLRIKLIKLWTKFDLEDVELVIFDTGGESLGRGAHPEGFGGRLDYFHSPEARRQVEKHKIDYKQEFSLQGGDGYLWLHTPDLALATLSRVMENLLSSVDYTPDPFYENTDWSLDFFLTVKGYNNQISANTDFMRLISILGTDISYPSGSRMTVRQDEGVISRPLEKLSQIRAIPNNMLLHQLGYLANSLGGVGTALLQDDYGFWKMYQNSPRLRHIMTLVTASLDVTDEDFLGAYTSLFRPRYWMHSARYEEESHDHDRMLRLAKMLEKHGVYEGLNRIELTLREDLMYLRDGIKGRDVPSAPYSLSEEERTSCTLLHVVRMALVQKIFLLITRIPRFRDHKGLSVDDLVLRILRFQVLPTLDLLREIFPLEGAYEIDPENPEKITFAGDDAHGYEYENREIFDEIEQAYDQLRKISQALSAYIGAFG
- a CDS encoding SMP-30/gluconolactonase/LRE family protein, which codes for MVGRRGRRFWCGWWFVSPRELSPDGSTVDREGFLWNAQWGGSRVVRYSPEGDIDLILELSVSQPTCVAFGGSDLSLLFVTTARADLSEGQLTAEPDAGHLLVYKTNVAGLEEVWAELPS